In Streptomyces sp. NBC_00344, the genomic window TGAGTTCGCCCTTCTTGTCGTCCAGGTACGTCGCGGGCAGTTTGGTGCCTGGCTTCCAGCCCTGCTTGTCGGCGGTCTTCCTGGCGACCGCGATCTCTCCCTTGCCGAGGGTGTCCAGGGAACCGGAGACCGTGGTGAGGGTGAGTACCTGCTGGATGTCGCCGGGGGTGACACCGGAGACCGACTCGTCGTGGCCGCCGATGACGACCTGGCTGCCGCTCTGCGGCGATGCGGCGCTCACACCCTTGGCGTGGTGCAGCGCGGTGAGTGCCGAAGGAGCCAGGGACATGCCGTTGGCCATCTGGACCATGTAGTCGGCCTTGATGTTGTCCGTGGTCATGCGGTCCACGGCCTGGCTCATCGTGGCGCCGAGCACCGAGAGCCCGGTGACCAGGGTGAGCCCGATCGCCAGCGCGGAAGCGGTGGCCCCGGTGCGGCGCGGGTTGCGTACCGCGTTCTGGCCCGCCAGCTTGCCCGAGACCCCGAACACGCCGCGCAGCAGCGGCCGTACCAGCGCGATGACGGGGCGGGACAGCAACGGGATCAGCACGATCACGCCGACCAGTGTCAGGAAGGCTCCTGCCGCGATCATCATCCGGCCGTCGGACCCGGCCGCCGCTCCGGCGACGATCACGGCGGCGCCGAGCAGGGTGATGACTCCGCCGATGGAGTTGCGGACCACCAGGGTCTTGGTGGTCGCGGGCAGGTGGGCGCTGCCCATGGCCGCCACCGGCGGGATCTTCGCGGCCCTGCGGGCCGGCAGCCAGGCGGCCAGCATGGTGATCACCACGCCGACCGCGAACGCGGCCAGCGCGGTGGTGGGCGCCACGATCAGTGGACCGCCCGGCACCTTCGCACCGAAAGCGCCCATCGCGGAACGCAGCCCCACGGCGAGGCCGATACCGAGCGCGAAGCCGATCGCCGACGCGACCGCGCCGACCACCAGTGCCTCGGCGAGCACCGAGCGGGTGACCTGCTTGCGGGAGGCACCCACGGCACGCAGCAGCGCGAGTTCCCTGGTCCGCTGGGCGACCAGCATGGTGAAGGTGTTGGAGATCAGGAAGATACCCACGAAGAGCGCGACACCGGCGAACGCGAGCAGCATCTGGCTGAGACCGGACATGCCCTTCTCGATCTGCCGGGCCTGGTCGTCGGCGAGCTGCTTGCCGGTCTGGGCATGGGCGTTCGACGGCAGGAGCGGCTTGACCTCGGTCAGAATCCGGTGGTCGGACGCGCCCGCGGCGGCGGCGACGTTGACGTCCTCGAAGTAGCCGGGCTCCAGATACAGCTTCTGGGCCACCGCCGTGTCGAAGAGCACCAGGCTGCCGCCCGCGCTGACCGAGCCGTCCTCGGTGTCGAAGATGCCGGCGAGCCTGAATTCCTGGACCGGGCCGTTGGTGGAGACCCGTACGGTGTCGCCGACCCGGTAGTGGCCCTTGTCGGCGGTGGCCCGGTCGAGGGCGATGTCGCCGACCCGCAGGGGGCCCGTCCCGTCGGTGAAGGTGTACTGGCTGTCCTTGTCCTGCTTGCCGGGCGCGTAGTTGGCCCCGGTGTTGGACCAGCCGTTGCCGATCAGCTTGCCGTTGCGGTCCGCGACGCCGGCGAATCCCGAGACCCGTCCGGTCGCGGAGGAGACCCCGTCGAGACGCCGGATCTTCTCCAGGGTCTTCGAGCTGATGCCGGGGCTCTGCCGGGCGCCGCTGTCGTCGTTGTACGAGGTGACGGAGACCGCGACGTTGTCGTAGCTCTTCGCCGACTGGTTGCGGAAGGCGTGGCCGAGGGTGTCGGTGAAGACCAGGGTGCCGGAGACGAAGGCCACGCCGAGCATCACGGCGAGCAGGGTCATCAGCAGTCTGGCCTTGTGCGCGAGCACATTGCGCAAGGCGGTACGGAACATGGTGTTGTCAGTCCTGGAGTTGTCGGATGAGCCGTCGGGAGGCCGGCGGATACGCCTGCGGGGCAGCGGAGCGAGCCGGTGTCAGCTGGTCCGGCCGCGGGCGTCGAACTCCTTCATCCGGTCGAGTACGCCGTCTGCGGTGGGGGCCAGCATCTCGTCGACGATCCGGCCGTCGGCGAGGAAGATCACCCGGTCCGCGTAGGCGGCGGCCACCGGGTCATGGGTCACCATGACCACGGTCTGGCCCAGTTCCCGCACGGAGTTGCGCAGGAAGCCCAGTACCTCGGCGCCCGAGCGGGAGTCCAGGTTCCCGGTCGGTTCGTCACCGAAGATGATCTCCGGCTGGGAGGCCAGGGCGCGGGCCACCGCGACTCGCTGCTGCTGGCCGCCGGAGAGCTGGGTCGGCCGGTGGCTGAGCCGCTCCGCGAGGCCCACCATCTTGATCACCTCGGCCAGCCACGCCTTGTCGGGCTTGCGGCCCGCGATGTCCATCGGCAGCGTGATGTTCTCTGCCGCGGTCAGCGTGGGCAGCAGGTTGAACGCCTGGAATATGAAGCCGA contains:
- a CDS encoding ABC transporter permease, with protein sequence MFRTALRNVLAHKARLLMTLLAVMLGVAFVSGTLVFTDTLGHAFRNQSAKSYDNVAVSVTSYNDDSGARQSPGISSKTLEKIRRLDGVSSATGRVSGFAGVADRNGKLIGNGWSNTGANYAPGKQDKDSQYTFTDGTGPLRVGDIALDRATADKGHYRVGDTVRVSTNGPVQEFRLAGIFDTEDGSVSAGGSLVLFDTAVAQKLYLEPGYFEDVNVAAAAGASDHRILTEVKPLLPSNAHAQTGKQLADDQARQIEKGMSGLSQMLLAFAGVALFVGIFLISNTFTMLVAQRTRELALLRAVGASRKQVTRSVLAEALVVGAVASAIGFALGIGLAVGLRSAMGAFGAKVPGGPLIVAPTTALAAFAVGVVITMLAAWLPARRAAKIPPVAAMGSAHLPATTKTLVVRNSIGGVITLLGAAVIVAGAAAGSDGRMMIAAGAFLTLVGVIVLIPLLSRPVIALVRPLLRGVFGVSGKLAGQNAVRNPRRTGATASALAIGLTLVTGLSVLGATMSQAVDRMTTDNIKADYMVQMANGMSLAPSALTALHHAKGVSAASPQSGSQVVIGGHDESVSGVTPGDIQQVLTLTTVSGSLDTLGKGEIAVARKTADKQGWKPGTKLPATYLDDKKGELTVGAVYEDNELLSPVLASTRVLAPHEKKPDIQQIFVKMDGGSGKANEQALVNALGDNPAISVMNQQDIRNQFGGVINTALNIMYGLLAMALIIAVLGVINTLAMSVFERQQEIGMLRAIGLDRAKVKRMIRLEAVVISVFGAVIGIGLGSFLAWALGQTIKSSIPHYAMVMPWDRIGIFLLLAAFVGVLAALWPARSAARLNMLTAIKTE
- a CDS encoding ABC transporter ATP-binding protein, with the translated sequence MTTSTTARRTTAVAARATELSKVYGQGETKVVALDQVSVDFRQGEFTAIMGPSGSGKSTLMHCVAGLDTFSSGSVRIGETELGTLKDKQLTQLRRDKIGFIFQAFNLLPTLTAAENITLPMDIAGRKPDKAWLAEVIKMVGLAERLSHRPTQLSGGQQQRVAVARALASQPEIIFGDEPTGNLDSRSGAEVLGFLRNSVRELGQTVVMVTHDPVAAAYADRVIFLADGRIVDEMLAPTADGVLDRMKEFDARGRTS